A segment of the Lycium ferocissimum isolate CSIRO_LF1 chromosome 10, AGI_CSIRO_Lferr_CH_V1, whole genome shotgun sequence genome:
AGGTTTGAAATTGACAACTTTTGTACCTTAccaatttttaataaaaaggtTGAAAGTCACCATCTAATCATATAGGAAAAGAGAACATCTAATAATTGGGGTATGTGTTGACCATCATCTCTAGAAAATTAGCAGAACctataaaaaatacaaaactaTGGGAGCACAGAGTCTGTAACATCACAAAAGGACAGCTAAAGAAAGTTCAGATGGAACATTCATCTCTTTATCCTGCTGCAGTGATCAAGTGTTCTCGTCAGTTTTAAAAGTCAGAATCAAGTCAAGACCACTAACGTTTTGATCTCATAGTGGTAGACTTAACTTTTCTCCCTGCTATTTCAATATCAAGTGTTTTAACAAGACTTCCCAGTCAGAATTAAGTAAAAAACATTTATGTTTGGTCTCAATAATAGGTTATTCGAACCTAGCTACCTGCTATTTTGTTTACTATCCGCGTATCACCACCATATGTTTATAGACTGACATAGTCTGCTTATTATACTTTTATGCTTTGCCAATTCTAGTTCTAGCTAGAAAAATAAGGATGTAGCTGTCCAAGGGTAAGAGGAACAACAGAAGAAAATCAGCAGTAGCAGCTCTACAAATACAGTAGAAATAGCAACAAAACTCAATAGCAGCTCTACACTCACGGATGTAAAGTAAAGGCGCGTCCGCACGACTTTCTGGTGTCCTCACATTTTCAATGCCGTGAATGTTAAAATTTGGAAACAGTAGATACTTCATTCAAATCTAGAGAGAAACAGAAGAAATATTATAACCAATGATCTCACTTATCCGCGAACCAAGAGATCCCTATGTAGTTACCACACTGGGGAATCAAGTGACATGAGCTGCTCAAACCATCCACTTTTTGTGGAGCTTCACATTTAAAAAAGGTAATACCATGCCACTTCCCATTTCCGCAAAAGTAATACTTAAACAGATTCCAACCTGAACATATTCAAACTGCCATATATTATACAAACAGAGACAATACTACACTTGTCTTTTATCGCTCGATAGAAACCTGCTCGCAACAAATTAATAACTTTTCAATTATAGATGtcaaaaataaaagagatgCAAACAACAGCAGTATTACATATTTACAGCCAATGGATTGTCTATCAGTTCCAGTTCTTAACCAGGAACATAATAATCCATCTTTTCCACAGGGAGGTTCAGAACTGAAGTTTCCACCTATATACAGGAAAAAGGATAAGAAGCAAAGTGTTAGTGTTCAATCATATGTGCATGTGATAGAAATGCTAAATATCTGGAATCTCTATCAAacagaaaaatttagaagttgaTTCCAGCATAATCACACGATAGAAGATGTTAAATACGGATCGTTTATCAAGGATGAAAGCATGAAACAATTAAAACTAATTCTAGTGAATGGAAAATAAAGTAATGGTTTGGTGCTCATGGTTCATAGCATCGAATAGAGCTAAAATCATCAAGATTGTAAACAACAAACATAATGATGAAAATCGCTAGACATTGTAGGCAAGCCAGGAGGAGATATCCTAATTAGATAGGACACTCAGTAGCGACTCAATGCATCTATATGTAGCACAGCTGATTTGGATATTTGAATAATGAAGAAACCAAATATTCTTGTATCTTCTGATAGAATTAAAATGCCAAGTGACTCAGccaatttttcttttacttatttGGTATAAGACCTATATCAGCTGTTGAAgattatacataaatatagtGCAAGCTTCAaatagaagaaactatttttttcaacTAGAAGACACCACATCACATtcaatcataaaaagaaatttgcCACCTATTAAAATTGGCTCATTAGACATACTAATTGCTAGAGGTGAAATTGGATTTTCGTTTTTGTTTGACATAAAAAGGGACTCCTTTGCACAAATGTGAATGATAAACTCACCTCCTCAAATGGAATAAAGACAAAAGGTGTTAGACCCCTCTTGTGTGAGATTGCTGGAACATCTGGATTATGTGTTTCATCCTCTCCCCACCTCTCGACAACCCCAAGAACGTCTTCCTCGGGGCCATTAACCTCATTATCATTCACACCACTTGTAAGAAGTGCAAGTAGATCCATTCTGTTATTGGCACCTTGGATTGTACCCCTCAACCTAATCGAAAAGTGATGtcatacataaattatacaagGTAGAATATAGAAATTATACCAAATAGAGAAACCAGCATTATAGGTTCGTGAACATTCTACATAATTTTCACTCTACACCACAAACTTCAGGTTTATCATATAATTCAAACTTCACATATTTATCAggtaaatataatttaaactttACATGTAATGTAGTGATTGGAGTGACAAAATAAATTACTAtaactgatatatatatatatatatgaaacgCAAATGTCATCTGCAAGTGAAAAATAGCAGAATGTTCACAGAAGTTTGGAACCTTTTAAGACTACTCCATGAAAATCCCGCAGGTATTAATTGTTCATTTAATCTACAAGAGAAATTCCAGCAACTAGCAACCAAAAAATCCGCACATTACATTTAGAAACCTGCTAAGATGGTTCATCGCAAGGATGAAAATTTGCCAGCATTGCTTGCACTAAAGAATAAGGTGGGAACTGTCATAAGTGTTCACATTTAGTCAAAATGCACATCTTAACTTCTAGAGTTAATAGGATCTGAAAAGATAGCCTGCTGTTTCCGAATTTGAGTTTAAAGATCCTCAACTTTACACTTGGCATCAATATATAGCTTGAGTTTGCAAGCTTACAGATGgtcatttttattattcttttgcttAAAAGCTAGTTCCACTTAGAGAAAAGTTTAAGAACTAATATGGTGACTTTGAAAGGGCCAGAGAAGAAGCACCCAAACTTTCAATGATTTAGTTTACGAGAGCTCAGCATAAGAActcaaaatacaaataaattgTCCTGTCATAAAGTACCTTAAACGGAATCTCAACACAGTTGGACGCGCTCCAGGGTACAAAAGAGCAGCTTCAACCTGCAAGTGAGAGAGCAGCGAGCTGTCTGTTCAAAATTATCTTCACATAAATCAACAACACGCCAAATGCATTACCAACTTAACCAAGGAGGAATGAACCACTATTTAGATTTGACCGTATATAACCAAATTGCTGCCAAAAATCAAATTGAGTTACATGCGAAGATTAGATTTGACTTACTTTATCCTCTGATAGAGTGTAATTCCCCTTAAACACACAATCAGCTCTTGAGGCACGGAAGTTCAGGTATTTTGCAACATCTTTGACTTTTTGTGATGAATTCTAGTTAAAAAAAACCACAAAAGTTATAAACCAGGTatagcaagaacgtgaaaagacCTTCTAGTATGTCAAAAGAGCTGAACAACCACTGATTAATACCTTATAAAGGAATCTGCCTGATGGATAAAATCTCATATAGCGATAGTAACACACCTACAATCAAAGAATTGTGATGTTATTAAATGCCATGGACGAcaaagtgaaaaaaagaaagcaatGGGAGGAAACTAAACACACTCGAAGAGGTGAATTCTGCTTAGAATCCAAAGATCGGTTTTATCAGATGAGGGAAACATCCTCAAGCAGAACAAATCTATTTGAAGTAGCCCATAACTTTCAGCTTTCTGGAGTTCCAGGCAGAACAAGTCGGTCTACTTATAGTAGCCCACAACTATGATTGTATTAGGAATTATTCAGTGTTTAGCTGCATTCTATGCTTTAGAGTTTTCAGTTATCAATTATCTTCAGTTTTTAGTATGAGATTTCAGTTTCAAATGTATTCGGGCTACCTGTGCATTTCATGTTCTATTTAAATCTTGTCCCAGCACTCAGTAGGCTTACTAAGTATTGCGACATGTGCTCAGCTCGCTCAGGCctgcttattttttttggtgcaGAGACAGGCACAACTGAGTTTGGTACCACCAGCTAGATCTTGCACCCTCTTCAACATCTCCCGCTCGTCTTTCGGTGGGAGCTTCTATATGTTTTACAAGTCTTTCCTTTATTAGAGGTATGTCCCGTAGACCTATGTAGCACTTATGTTGTCTAGATGGCTCATCACTAGTTTCAGACTTAGCCAGTTAGCAGTGTGGTTGGGATACGTGGACTGTTGTTTTACACTTTACAGTTGAGACTTATATTCAGATATTTCAGTGTTATGCAGTATGTTTGATTATGATTGCCAGTTTACAGTATTTTCCTATCTTTGTGAAGTTAACCAGTTGTGAGTTTAGTGGTCTGCTTGACAGGAGTAGTTAGTGGGGTGCCGATCATTCATCCCTAAATTTGGGTCTTGACATTTGGTTGGATATAAAGAACATTGTGGCACAAGATATTACTAGGAAGGTGGGAAATGGAGAAAGGGTCTCTCATTTGATGACGTTCTACGTAGAGAACCCTTACTATTCACATCTATACCTCACCTTCCATTGTATATGTGAAGCTTCACTTGGTGAGCACACCCGCATCTTCCACCTTGGTGAAAAATTCAATCCACATAAGTAGCATTCTTCTACACCCACCAACCCACCCaccccaaaataaaaataaaaaagtagttcaagaaagaaaagggtaGTTGTAGAGGAAAATGATCTGCCATTTAGTGATGCAAGTTCTTTTTTTCCATTTGATGTAAATACTTTTCTGGACAAAAAAATCTTCAATAACTTACAACAAGCAGCACTGATCAGAAATTGATTCCCTCAAAGATAAAATCTCCCAGACATATTCAACCCATACCAAAGCacctttcctttttctctctcttccttctGGGGTTGAGGGTACAGCAATGGCTCAACTGATCATAAACCTTTACGAGAAATAAGAAACAATAATTTACTAAGCTCCTAGCTCTGATGACCTAGGAACCTCCCTATCCTAAGAAAAAGAGGAAGTTGTAGTTGTCTAATTTGTCAACTTTTCTAAACTTTCTTCCTTCATGAAATTTACTAGGCAAAAGATGAATTAGTGTAATGCACAATTTGCTTTCTCCTACAAGCATCATCCAGTATTCACCAGCACTAGCTCATCTCTCAACATGCAATCAAGAACTGTGTGACAAGTTTAACTACGCGGAGAACAAGAATAAACATACAATATGAACTGGATTAGTGATCTTCCACTCAGCTACTCCTGCACGAATATATGTGTTTCGACTGACATAAATACctgtgaaaaaaattaaaaagtcaaGACCGCTTACTaccttcaaaattttcaacttaGACTTATAGATACAAATAAACCAAATTTTTTACAGGCTATAACAGAAACATACTGAtaggaaaaaaattgttctcttgCTCAGATGGGATAAGTAAATTTAAGACGAATACCTTGGTATGTGGTACACCACTTTATGTCGTATATTGTTCATAGAGaaatttattttggaaaatacAGTCGCTACATCCCTACCATTACACTATACCCAGATTTAAGACACTTCATCAAAAACTTTATTCCAGCTTTTCCCAAATACTGAATGCTCTAAAATTCTAATTATGCTACTAGGAGCAACCAGAATTTCCAAAATGGTGAATCAGCAACTCTTAACTCTTGTTTTCGATTGTTCAGCAACTCGTAACTCTTACCATTATTCTTTAGTAGAAAGCTATGTCGAAATGTTTATCAAAAACTACTGTTTTTCAGAAACACATACAAATAGGTACCATAATTTCTCTTACACGTGATGCACCATTTAGGCGTAGGTCTTGAAAACTTGAGGTTCTTCCAGAATACATAAACGACTCGTATTAATCCAGCGACCAGTTACCAAATAACAGATCTGATTTAAGGATAATCCAAAATTCAGCTTTAGAATAACGAATAATCTGAGAATTTTACAATACGTGGTCGCCAGTCTTTTTTAAAAGTAACAATCAGACGTTAAAGTATCGGCATACTAGTGTCTTGAGAAAAGTATCCATTTCATTTGTCACCAAAATAAAGAATCAGGATTCATAAAATTGCAGCGCCCCCATGAAAGAAAAAACATAGCCAACCATCCCTATACATCCTCAAGCTGCTCTCCctcacaaaataataattttcctAAAGTATTTTACAATTAATAAGGAACTTCTTGTCATAGAAACAGGTGTAACTATAGTATATTTCGAAGTAATTGTGCAACTATATCTTACCGTCTGTGCGAATCCTTGGTCTTAAAAGCCACATTTTTCTCCATGAACCACCATACTTCAACTGAAGGACCTTATAGTTTTCTACCACTCCGGCAATCTTCAAAGAAAGAGGCACAATTTCTAATGATCAGTAATCAGTCTTACTAGTTGTTCTATTAAACAACCAGATCCAGTAACAATGGTACCTGCCAAGCCTTTAGGCATGCATTGCGCCAAAATACAGGGTTCCGAATTGTATACCTCCACTTTCGACAAACACAAGCTGCCCTACCCATGGCATATGGAGTCATTCTTGAGAAGATCTGCATAACATCAATCATATCGTAGTAAGTTGCCAACTTCATCGCCTTAGCTATAGAGATCGGAAGGGAAGACTAAAAAGCCAATTTTTCAATCTACAAACAGCTTAGTTTTTTCTCAAGCAGACATCAGCACTTTATATTTGATTGCCTTTAGTTCTCCACATATGTAACCTCACCCCACCCCCTAGAAGGGAAACAACAAGAACTTTGGAGGGAGAGGAGGGGGGTGGAGTTGGGGGGCTGAAGGTTAATTAGTTAAGCTTCCATGAAAACCTGCTAACCAGCCATAAAAGGAATCAAACGAAAAGGTCACCGTTATGCTTGGCTGTAAAGCTTGACTCGGGTACTACAATGAGATGATAGAGTCCAACATGCCTAGTCTCCAATAAAGAAAGAGATGACATCCAAATTTTCTACTAAAGGTGCTCCTAGAAGaattaaaggggaaaaaaggCTTCATGCAGATGTTAAAATAACAACACAGGTCTCCACATAGAATCCACTAATTTTTGCATGGGCATGAAAGAAGAAGTTGTGCATAGGGAGGATAGCTGAATATTACCTTATAAAAATGTACGTGTAACCCAAAACAGCCACAAATACCTTACTCTCTGGTtaattttttcttccaatttataaaagaaaataccGCTCATACCTCTGATACCTAATAATTAATTTAGCAAAATCAGCTCTGTTATAAGTCTTATCAATATGCTTCAGCTTCCCAGCGTAACAAAGCATTTCCAGCACTTGCCAAATATTTACATGCCGATAAGAAGATTACAAGAGTAAAAATTAATCGACATCCAGAAAGGCATACCTCAAAAAGCAGTTCATCAGGTAGTACCCGGTGTATCAATGCAGGATCAACAAACTGCTTGCTACTAGCACTTCCAAAAGGAGCGACAGGTCTAACATTAATCCCATACAAATCTGAAAGAGAAAAGCAAGGTGAGTTGAAATTAGTCCGTTCCACACAAATTCATCATCAAAAACCAAATGTCAATAAAAAGAATCCAAGAAATGATTAAATTTTATACAGCTAGGAGCAAGGAATTTTGTAACAAATAGGAGTGAGGTGCTTAAAGAAAACAATGGCAAACTGCTAAGAAAATACCAAGCCATGGCCTTTGAGGTACAATGAACCGAGAAGCCCTCAACCGTGCAGCAGTTTCAAGTTCCACAGCAAGTTCCACTGTGTAATCTGCAAGATATGAGCCATTTTCAATGACTAATAACCAAAACTACAAGAACATGACAACACCAAAAAGGACAATTTTCTAGTTGTGTAATTAACCCAAGAAGTTGGTATAACAAAATTACCGAAAGCTGATCAACCCTCAGGTGACAAGACTAAACAGATTTACTCATGAAACCAGTAAACTGaggcaaaaaaacaaaaacatagAGATTGAAAAAAAACCTACAGTTTCTGCATAATTTAGAAACAAATACTTCCACTACTCAAAGAACTTAAAAATATTAGTAATATAAGGCTAAAAAAACTAAGGAAAATTATTGCAAGATTGGGTTAGTCACATAAAATCACTACTGAATCAATGATATCAACTTCTCAAATGAGCAATGAGTAGAGAGCAGAAAGATTTATCAAAATGCTGACCGGCAAAAATATACATGAGTCTGCTCTTTTATTTATAATAGATTTGAACATAAACagacctcaatttttttttcttaaaacagTAGTATCAGACCCCTTCGCACCTCAACTAATCCACTGGATACATActaatcacctagtgttttggGGGATTTTAATCGTGTCTACCATggtctatttcagccccatcgAGCACAACACAATACACTATATGATACAACAAAAGctgaaaagaatataaaaataagcaacacaaatatttaaaacaattgcTTAACTGTTTTGTTACTTTTCCCAGCAATTAATACCCTTTTTTGATAACTTGAAACACCAGAAAAATCCAACTAAAAATTTGAACTTCACTACCATACAACTGAGTTTCTCAATCACAAACAACCAAAGATTCACAGTCGACCTGTATTAAATTGTTTTTAATGGGAAATGGAGGACAATCAAATTACTATAAAAACTTAACAAAGTTCAGATTTAAACCCCaacaatataataataaattctTTAATTATACTTTCCtcattttggttttaaaaattcAGACTTCCATTGAGTAAATCCACTAAAACTGATCATTTTGATAAAGTAATAGCAACACTTCTGAAGTTCAAGttaaattcatacctttccacCTTTAAGAATTCTTATCAATTGAGtaagagggtgtttggattggctttttaaaattagcttataagctaaaaaccATACCCAACTTTTTGCTTTTGGCTTATTTGGTACACCCTCCGTTAAgtatcttactttcctttttgttcCAAAAAGAGTGTATCCTTCAATGTTTAATAAGTTTTGATAAGTTTTAGGCCACAAGATGTAAAGAACTATACACATTTCTAATTTAAGACCATAAGATTCACAAATCTCACTTTATTTCGTAGACTCCAtgtccagtcaaactaagacatttaaattgagacagaggggtacttttttgcactttttatctttttcaagtggcacaaaaagtagaaaagagcttaaaataagccaatccaaacaccctaTAAATAACCCAAAATCCAAGAAAGAGTTTAACCAAAGAATTTGAATTTACAAAAACCCAAATGGTAAACACCAATTCTAGAACACAATAATTatgaaattgagaaaaaaggtaacatttttggagaatttCATAGCTTACCTGAAgacatttttcttgattttgaatgttgtatttGAGGAAAATACAAGATTTTGTTTGTGTTCCTCCACAATTTGGATATACATGGAAATTGAAGGAAGAAATGAGAAGGGGAAAATCTTAGAGGAAATGAATTTTACCAATTTATATTAGGCGTTTACCCAAACACCGACTAACTGTTGTTTCTTTGCCCGGTCACAGTCCTCTTTTCTCTTTGGATAATTAGGATTTTTGGTCcctaaattatatttttatttttattttggtcaTTGTGATACATGACGAAGCATTTTTTACCTTCAATTAATGACATGTGTACTTTTAGTAGGCGTTtagccatgaaaaccaaatatttttcattttatttggaattttgaagttagagttgaagatggagttgtgtttggttatagtttttgtaaggaatatttgattgtttgaatgtattatttgattgtttgaatgtgttgaa
Coding sequences within it:
- the LOC132034189 gene encoding F-box protein 7; this translates as MSSDYTVELAVELETAARLRASRFIVPQRPWLDLYGINVRPVAPFGSASSKQFVDPALIHRVLPDELLFEIFSRMTPYAMGRAACVCRKWRYTIRNPVFWRNACLKAWQIAGVVENYKVLQLKYGGSWRKMWLLRPRIRTDGIYVSRNTYIRAGVAEWKITNPVHIVCYYRYMRFYPSGRFLYKNSSQKVKDVAKYLNFRASRADCVFKGNYTLSEDKVEAALLYPGARPTVLRFRLRLRGTIQGANNRMDLLALLTSGVNDNEVNGPEEDVLGVVERWGEDETHNPDVPAISHKRGLTPFVFIPFEEVETSVLNLPVEKMDYYVPG